The genomic window GCATCGTGCGGGTCAACAGCGAGGGCAAGCCCTCGGAAACCTGTTTCAAGGTCGAGGAACGGTTTACGCTTGCCATGCTGGTTCGAGCCAGCCCAGTAACCGGACGCACCCACCAAATCCGTGTTCATGCCCAGCATGCCGGCCATCCGATTGCGTTTGACGATCGCTACGGCGATGGCATGTTTGATCAGCAGCTGAAAGGCTGTGGCCTGAACCGGCTGTTTCTGCACGCGGCTGCGCTGCGCTTCGACCATCCCGGCAGCGGCGAAACGTTGCGGATAGACGCGCCGCTGGATGCGTCGTTGCGCCAGTGCCTGTTGTATTTGCGCGATAACCACAAATAGGCGTGCCGGCTGTTAGCGGTTACCGGCGTAGAGGATTTACCCCCTCCCGGCGCAGCATGTCGGCGAGCGCCAGCAGCGGTAACCCGATCAGCGTGTTGGGGTCCCGGCCCTCAAGCGCCTCGAAGAGCGCGATCCCCAGTCCTTCGCATTGAAAACTGCCCGCACATTGCAAGGGCTGTTCCAAATGCACATAGCCGGCGATTTCAGCGTCCTCCAGCGCGCGGAAACGAACGACAAAGGGTTCCGTACAGGCCTGCAAAGCACCGCTGGCGCTATTGAGCAGCGCCAGGCCGGTATAGAACGTCACGGCTTTGCCGTGGGCGCTGGTCAGCTGTGCAATGGCGTTGGCTTCCGTGAGCGGCTTCCCCGCGATCTGGCCATCCAGCACGCAGCATTGATCGGCACCGATGATCAGGTGCCGGGGATAACGCTCGGCCAGCGCCTGCGCTTTCGCGATGGCCAGGCGCTGCACCATTGGCGCCGCCTCTTCGCCGGCGTGCGGCGTTTCATCGATATCCGGGGCGTGAAATTCAAACGGTATTCTTAATTTCTCCAACAGCGCGCGGCGGTAAGGGGAAGAAGAGGCCAGAACGATTTTATGCATCACTTTATTATCCGCAGGATGGTCAAATTCATCGCCGCATTCTAAACTGTCCAGCGTCAAGATGGCGAATATGGGTGAAAAACACCCTTTTTCTTTGACTCCCGCTCGTTACAAAGTTAATATGCGCGCCCTATGCAAAAGGTAAAATTACCCTTGACCATTGATGTGGTACGTACCGCTCAGAAACGCCTGGACTATGCTGGTGTCTATGCGCCTGAGCAGGTAACGCGTGTTGCCGAATCCGTGGTAAGTGTGGAGAGTGATGTTGAGGCCGCGTTATCGTTCGCAATCGATAACCAGCGCCTGGCGGTGATTAGCGGCCATGCAGACGTAGAGGTCACCCTGCGCTGCCAGCGTTGCAATCAGCCGTTCTCGCATCAGGTACACACGACATTTTGTTTCAGTCCGGTCGTCAGCGACGAACAGGCTGAGGCGTTGCCGGAAGCGTACGAAGCGGTCTACGTCGATGGATTTGGTGAGGTGGATTTGTTGGCAATGATAGAAGATGAAATTATTCTTTCATTGCCTATCGCGCCGGTGCATGATCCTGAACACTGTGAAGTGTCCGCAACGGAACAGGTATTTGGTAAACTACCCGCCGAGGCGGAAAAACCTAATCCATTTTTCGTATTAGACAGTTTAAAGCATAAGTAATCGAGGAGTAAGTCCATGGCCGTACAACAAAACAAACCCACCCGTTCCAAACGTGGTATGCGCCGTTCTCACGACGCGCTGACCACCTCCACTGTATCAGTGGACAAAGCTTCCGGTGAAACCCACCTGCGCCACCACATCACTGCCGACGGTTTCTACCGCGGTCGTAAAGTTATCGCCAAGTAATTCCTAAGGCGATCCATTGAGACGTCTAACCCTTGCGTTAGATGCTATGGGCGGCGACTTCGGTCCCGCCGTGACGGTGCCTGCAGCTTTGCAGGCACTGGTCTCATATCCGCAACTTGAGCTGCTGCTTGTCGGCAATCCTGCAGCGATACATTCTTTACTGGTAAAAACCGATTCCGTTCTGCTTGAGCGATTAACGGTCATTCCCGCTGAATCGGTTATTACCAGTGACGCTAAACCGTCGCAGGCCATAAGGGCAAGCCGCGGCACCTCCATGCGCGTTGCGCTGGAGCTTATCAGGGACGGTCGTGCCCAGGCCTGCGTCAGCGCCGGCAATACCGGCGCGCTGATGGGGCTGGCGAAGCTGGTTCTAAAACCCCTGGACGGTATTGAACGGCCGGCGCTGATGGTGGTTCTACCCCATAAAAAGCAGGGTAAAACGGTCGTGCTGGATTTAGGCGCCAACGTCGCCTGCGATGGGGCGATGCTGGCTCAATTCGCCGTGATGGGCTCGGTGATGGCGGAGCATATCGTGGGGGTCACTAACCCGCGTGTGGCGTTGTTGAACATCGGTGAGGAAGAAACCAAGGGCCTCGATCCGATTCAGCACGCGGCGGTACTGTTACGGGATGTTCAGTCAATTAATTATATCGGCTATCTTGAAGCCAATGAATTATTGACGGGGAAAACCGATGTCCTGGTCTGTGACGGTTTTGTTGGTAACGTCACATTAAAGACTATGGAAGGGGTGATAAGAGTTTTTCTGTCATTGCTGAAATCCTCTGGGGAAAGCGGCAGGCAGGGTTGGCTGATGCAATGGGTCAAGCGATGGATGAAACGTCGCCTAATGCGTCAATTCGGTCAGCTGAATCCCGACCAATACAATGGCGCTTGCCTGATAGGTTTGCGCGGTACCGTTATCAAAAGTCACGGTGCGGCCAACCAGCGCGCGTTTACCGCCGCTATTGAACAGGCAATGCAAGCGGTGGAGCGGCAGATCCCGGAGCGGATCGCCGCACGCCTGGATGCGGTACTACCCAAGAGTGATTAAGCGTACATGTTTACAAAGATTCTCGGCACCGGGAGCTATCTTCCGGCGCATATCCGGTCCAACGCCGATCTGGAAAAAATGGTGGATACGTCTGATGAGTGGATCGTCACTCGCACCGGTATTCGCGAACGCCGTATCGCCAGGGCCGATGAAACCGTCTCCAGTATGGGGCGTGATGCCGCTGAACAAGCGCTGACTATGGCCGGCATCGCGGTGCAGAAAGTTGGCATGATCATTGTCGCCACCACATCGTCGAGCCATGCTTTTCCAAGTTCAGCCTGCCAGATTCAGCGTGAGCTGGGCATCAATGACTGCATCGCTTTCGATTTGGCAGCAGCCTGCGCCGGTTTTTCCTATGCGCTGAGCGTGGCGGACAACTACATTAAAAACGGCGCGGTCGAATACGCTCTGGTGGTCGGCTCTGATGCGTTAAGCCATACCCTGGATCCTGAGGATCGCGGAACGCTGATTCTGTTTGGCGATGGTGCGGGTGCGGCGGTGCTCGGACGTTCCGCTGAGCCTGGCATCATCTCCACACACCTGCACGCCGATGGCCACTATGGCGATTTGCTGACGCTTCCGTACCATAATCGTCTCGATCCGGCCGCGTCCGCTTACCTGACAATGTCGGGCAATGAAGTGTTCAAGGTGGCGGTGACCGAACTGGCGCATATCGTCGACGAAACGCTCAGCGCCAACGGGCTAGACCGCAGTGAGCTGGACTGGCTGGTGCCCCATCAGGCTAATCTGCGCATTATTACCGCCACCGCTAAACGCCTGGGAATGGGCATGGAAAAAGTGGTCGTCACCCTTGACCGGCACGGTAATACCTCTGCCGCTTCCGTGCCGCTGGCGCTGGACGAAGCAGTGCGCGACGGCCGCATTCAGCCAGGACATCTGGTGCTGCTCGAAGCATTTGGTGGCGGTTTCACCTGGGGTTCAGCGCTGCTACGGTTTTAATCGACAGGAAGAAAAAGAATGACTGTTTTCGCCATGGTATTTCCAGGACAGGGTTCCCAGACGGTAGGTATGTTGACGGAGCTGGCGGCAGACCACGCGGTGGTCGAGGCGACATTTGCCGAATCTTCCGCCGTCCTGGGTTATGATTTATGGCAGCGGGTGCAGCAAGGCCCGGCTGAAGAGCTGAACAAAACCTGGGTGACTCAGCCGGCATTATTGGCATCGTCGGTCGCTATCTGGCGCGTCTGGCAGCAGCAGGGCGGGCAGGTGCCGGCGCTTATGGCCGGCCACAGTCTGGGCGAGTATTCCGCGCTGGTGTGCGCAGGCAGTCTGGATTTCGCCGCGGCAATCGCTCTGGTGGCGCTGCGCGGCAAGTTGATGCAGGACGCGGTGCCGGCCGGTACCGGTGCGATGTCCGCTATTATCGGTCTGGATAGCGATGCTATCGCCGCCGCCTGTGAACAGGCGGCCCAAGGGCAGGTGGTGTCGCCGGTTAACTTCAATTCTCCGGGCCAGGTGGTTATCGCCGGGCATAAAGAAGCGGTGGAGCGTGCCGGTCTGGCTTGTAAGGAAGCCGGGGCCAAGCGCGCGTTGCCGCTGCCGGTCAGCGTGCCATCCCATTGTGCGTTGATGAAGCCCGCTGCGGAAAAATTGGCGCAGGCGCTGGAAGCGGTAACATTCGCCGCGCCTCAGATCCCGGTGATTAACAATGTGGATGTGCGCGCGGAGCAGCATTCGACGGCCATCCGCCAGGCGCTGGTGCGTCAGCTATACAGCCCGGTGCGCTGGACCGAAAGCGTGGAATACCTTGCGTCCCAGGGCGTAGAGGTGTTGCTGGAAATCGGTCCCGGTAAAGTGCTAACCGGCCTGACCAAACGAATTGATGGCAACCTGTCGGGCGCGGAGGTGAATGATCTTGCCTCGCTGGCCGCCGCGATCGAACACTAAAATTGGGGTTACAGATGAGTTTAGAAGGTAAAATCGCGTTGGTGACCGGCGCCAGCCGCGGCATCGGCCGCGCAATCGCGGAAATGCTCGCAGCGCGAGGCGCAACGGTGATTGGTACCGCTACCAGTGAATCGGGTGCTGCCGCCATCAGCGCCTATCTGGGCGATAGCGGCAAAGGAATGGAATTGGACGTTTCGAATAACGCTTCAATCGACGCTTTTTTAGAAAAAATGCGCGCGGAATTTGGCGACGCGGATATTTTAGTGAATAATGCAGGTATTACGCGTGATAATCTGCTGATGCGCATGAAAGAAGACGAATGGCAGTCTATTCTTGATACTAATCTGACGTCCGTATTCCGCATGTCGAAAGCGGTAATGCGGGCCATGATGAAAAAGCGCTATGGCAGAATAATTACCATCGGTTCTGTTGTGGGCGCCATTGGTAATGCCGGGCAGGCAAATTATGCTGCCGCCAAGGCGGGCCTGGTAGGGTTTAGTAAATCGCTGGCCCGTGAAGTCGCCTCGCGCGGCATTACGGTCAACGTGGTAGCGCCGGGATTTATCGCGACCGATATGACCGAAGCGTTGACAGATGAGCATCGTGCGGGCATTTTGTCCCAGATTCCGGCAAACCGTCTTGGCTATCCGAAAGAAATCGCCATTGCTGTCGCTTTTTTCGCCTCTGAGGAGGCAGCATATATTACCGGCGAAACAATACATGTCAATGGCGGCATGTATATGCTGTAAAAAGCACGAAAATCATTTGCGTTATTTGTGGTAAAAACCGCAAAATAGCATAAAATCGTGGTTCGACCAGCCGGGATTGAGTTGCATCTTTTTCAACATTTTATACACTACGAAAACCATCGCGTAAGCGAGTTTTGATAGGAAATTTAAGAGTATGAGCACTATCGAAGAAAGCGTTAAGGCAATCATTGCTGAGCAACTGGGCGTTAAGAAAGAAGAAGTCGTTAATAATGCTTCTTTCGTTGACGACCTCGGCGCTGACTCTCTTGACACCGTTGAGCTGGTTATGGCGCTGGAAGAAGAGTTCGATACCGAAATTCCGGACGAGGAAGCTGAAAAAATCACTACTGTTCAGGCAGCAATTGATTTTATTCAGGCAAGCCAGCAGTAAGCGAACATCCCTAGGCGGTCACTCGACCGCCTAAGTTTTTTAGTCCCACAGTAAACTATTTTCCCTCCCTGGAGGACAAACGTGTCTAAGCGTCAAGTAGTTGTGACCGGACTTGGCATGTTGTCTCCTGTCGGCAATACCGTAGAATCTACGTGGAGCGTGCTCCTTGCCGGACAGAGTGGCATCGGCCTGATCGACCATTTTGATACTACTGCCTATGCAACACGTTTTGCAGGCTTAGTTAAAAATTTTAATTCTGAAGATTATCTGTCGCGTAAAGAAGCTCGCAAGATGGATGCCTTCATCCAGTATGGCGTTGCTGCAGGCCTCCAGGCAATGCAGGACTCCGGCTTGGTCGTGACTGAAGACAATGCCAATCGTATCGGTGCGGCCATCGGTTCGGGTATTGGCGGCCTCGGGTTGATTGAAGAGAATCATACCGCGCTGGTCAACGGTGGACCGCGTAAAATCAGTCCGTTTTTCGTGCCCTCGACCATCGTCAATATGGTGGCCGGTCATTTGTCCATCATGTGCGGCCTGCGTGGCCCCAGCATTTCCATTGCCACCGCCTGTACTACCGGGGTGCATAATATCGGACATGCGGCGCGTATTATCGCTTATGACGATGCGGACGTCATGCTGGCAGGGGGCGCCGAAAAAGGCAGCACGCCGCTTGGCGTCGGCGGCTTTGGCGCTGCACGGGCGTTGTCGACCCGCAACGAGAGCCCTGAGACCGCAAGCCGGCCCTGGGATCGCGATCGTGATGGTTTCGTGCTGGGCGACGGCGCGGGCGTCATGGTGCTGGAGGAGTACGAGCACGCCAAACGGCGCGGCGCGAAAATTTACGCCGAAGTGGTCGGGTTTGGCATGAGCAGCGATGCTTACCATATGACCTCGCCGCCGGACGACGGCGCTGGCGCCGCGCGCTCAATGATCAATGCGCTGCGTGATGCGGGCATAACGCCGGCACAGGTCGCCTACATCAATGCGCACGGCACCTCGACGCCCGCCGGCGATAAAGCGGAAACCCAGGCGGTGAAGGCGGTCTTCGCCGAGCATGCGGGCAAAGTGATGGTAAGTTCGACGAAATCGATGACAGGTCATCTGCTTGGGGCGGCCGGCGCTATCGAGGCGATCTTCAGCGTGTTGGCGTTGCGCGATCAGGCGATTCCACCGACCATCAACCTGGATAACCCCGACGAGGGCTGCGATCTGGACTATGTGCCGAAAGAGGCTCGCCAGGTGAAGGGAATGTATTATACCTTGTGCAACTCGTTCGGCTTTGGCGGTACCAACGGCTCGCTGGTGTTCCGCGCGATATAATCGTAACATGCTGTCTAATGGCCCGTTAACGGGCCATTTTTTTACTATCCTGCGACCGGCCCACAGGAGGCGAAATGTATTGGATCAACGGGATTCCGCAGGCACAATTGCCGCCCACCGATCGTACGATACATTTTGGCGACGGTTTTTTCACCACCGCCCGGGTGCTGGATGGCGATATCCCCTTGTTGGCCTGGCATCTCGAACGACTGGACTTGGCGGCGCAGCGGTTACTGTTCGCGCCATTCGATGCCGACGCCCTGCGCCGGGAAATGCTGACGGCGGCAGGGGTCGGCGGCGATGGTGTCCTCAAAGCGTTGATAAGCCGCGGTAGCGGCGGTCGGGGCTATAGCATTAGCGGCTGTGGCGCGCCGGTGCGTATCGTTTCGCGCTCGCCTGCGCCGGCACATTATCCCCGCTGGCGCCAGGACGGGGTGCGGTTACGTCAAAGCCCGGTACGTCTGGCGCGAAATCCGCTGCTGGCCGGTATCAAACATAATAATCGGCTTGAGCAGGTGCTGATCCGCGCCCATCTGGAGCGCTACGACGCGGATGAAGCGCTGGTGCTGGATAGCGAAGGTGTGGTGGTGGAGTGCGCCAGCGCCAATCTCTTTTGGCGCCGGGGGCAGGACGTGTTTACGCCCGCGCTGCACTACGCAGGCGTAGCGGGTGTGATGCGTCGTCACGTTATGTCGTTGCTGCAGGCGTTAGGCTATGCGCTCGCTGAGGTCGCCGTCGGTCCCGAGGATCTGGCTACGGCGGACGAGGTGTTCATCACCAACGCGCTGTTGCCGATAGTGCCGGTCAAAGCGATAGACGAACGGCACTATGCCGATAGAACCCTGTACTTGCAGCTTTACCCGCTGTGTTGAGGGGCGTCGGGCCGAAAAGACGTTATTGTGGCCGCCGTTTGGCAGGCCAGAGAGATTGGAAGGGAAATAAAAGTAAACGATGAAAATGAAACGGCCTCTGATCATGGTGCCGCTGTTGCTGCTTGGGCTGGCCGTTGGTTGCCTGCTGCGGTTAAAACACTTCGCCGCCGAGCCCTTGCTACTCAAGCAGGAAACGATTTTTACCCTGCCGGCCGGCACCGGCCGCGACGGCCTGGAAAAGCTGCTGCGCCAGCAGCATTTGGCGCGGCATGTCGGCTGGCTGCCCTGGCTGATGGAGCTTGAGCCGAAGCTCGCGCCGGTAAAGGCCGGTACCTATCGGCTGAAGCCGGGAATGACGGTGCGTGATCTTCTGCGGCTGCTGGTTAGTGGCAAAGAAGCGCAGTTTGCCATCCGCTTTATTGAAGGGTCAACGCTTAAAGAATGGCTGGGCATGCTTGCACAGGCTCCCTATCTGAAACACGAACTGCAGGGCGTCACGCCGCAAACGTTGGCTGCAAAATGGGGGGAACCGGTGGATAGCGTGCTGGAGGGGCAATTCTATCCCGATACCTATCTGTATACCGCCAATACCCCCGACAGTGCGATTCTCAAGCGCGCCCACCAGCGCATGAAGACCACGCTGGCGGAAATCTGGAAGGGACGGGCCGAAGGGTTGCCTTACACGTCGCCGCAGGCGCTGTTGACCATGGCCTCTATCGTTGAGAAAGAAACAGGGGTGAAAGAGGAACGGGCGCGGGTGGCGTCGGTGTTTATCAACCGGCTGCGTACCGGGATGAAATTACAGACGGATCCGACGGTGATTTACGGTATGGGCGACGATTTTCGCGGTACGATCACGCGGCAGGATTTAACCACGCCAACACCGTATAATACCTATATCATTACCGGGTTGCCGCCGACGCCGATTGCGATGCCCGGCCAGGCTTCCCTCGAAGCCGCCGCGCATCCGGAGAAGAGCGCCTATCTCTATTTCGTCGCCGATGGGCGCGGCGGCCATATTTTTTCCACCAATCTGGCGAGCCATAACCAGGCGGTGCAGCAATATCGGCAGCGGCAAAATGCAAAGGAAAACCATGAACAGTAAATTCATCGTGATTGAAGGCCTGGAAGGCTCCGGCAAAACCAGCGCCATTGCGCAGGTGGTTGACGTCCTGCGGGAGCAGGGTATTCGCGATGTCGTTTTTACCCGCGAGCCGGGCGGTACGCCGCTGGCAGAGGCGCTGCGTACGCTTATCAAAGATGGGGTGGGCGAGGAGCCTGTGACCGACCGTGCAGAACTGCTCATGCTTTACGCCGCGCGGGTACAGCTGGTGGAAGGCGTTATCAAGCCGGCGCTGGCTCGAGGCGCCTGGGTAGTGGGCGACCGCCACGATCTTTCCTCCCAGGCTTATCAAGGTGGGGGACGCGGTATGGATGCGCGCCTGTTGCAAACCCTGCGTGATGCGGTACTGGGGGATTTTCGTCCCGATTTGACGCTGTACCTGGATATCCCCCCGGCGCTCGGTTTGGCCCGAGCCCGCGCCCGCGGCGAGCTGGATCGCATCGAGGTGGAATCGCTGGCGTTCTTCGACCGCACCCGCGCGCGTTATC from Sodalis glossinidius str. 'morsitans' includes these protein-coding regions:
- a CDS encoding Maf family protein produces the protein MHKIVLASSSPYRRALLEKLRIPFEFHAPDIDETPHAGEEAAPMVQRLAIAKAQALAERYPRHLIIGADQCCVLDGQIAGKPLTEANAIAQLTSAHGKAVTFYTGLALLNSASGALQACTEPFVVRFRALEDAEIAGYVHLEQPLQCAGSFQCEGLGIALFEALEGRDPNTLIGLPLLALADMLRREGVNPLRR
- the yceD gene encoding 23S rRNA accumulation protein YceD: MQKVKLPLTIDVVRTAQKRLDYAGVYAPEQVTRVAESVVSVESDVEAALSFAIDNQRLAVISGHADVEVTLRCQRCNQPFSHQVHTTFCFSPVVSDEQAEALPEAYEAVYVDGFGEVDLLAMIEDEIILSLPIAPVHDPEHCEVSATEQVFGKLPAEAEKPNPFFVLDSLKHK
- the rpmF gene encoding 50S ribosomal protein L32 — encoded protein: MAVQQNKPTRSKRGMRRSHDALTTSTVSVDKASGETHLRHHITADGFYRGRKVIAK
- the plsX gene encoding phosphate acyltransferase PlsX; this translates as MRRLTLALDAMGGDFGPAVTVPAALQALVSYPQLELLLVGNPAAIHSLLVKTDSVLLERLTVIPAESVITSDAKPSQAIRASRGTSMRVALELIRDGRAQACVSAGNTGALMGLAKLVLKPLDGIERPALMVVLPHKKQGKTVVLDLGANVACDGAMLAQFAVMGSVMAEHIVGVTNPRVALLNIGEEETKGLDPIQHAAVLLRDVQSINYIGYLEANELLTGKTDVLVCDGFVGNVTLKTMEGVIRVFLSLLKSSGESGRQGWLMQWVKRWMKRRLMRQFGQLNPDQYNGACLIGLRGTVIKSHGAANQRAFTAAIEQAMQAVERQIPERIAARLDAVLPKSD
- a CDS encoding beta-ketoacyl-ACP synthase III, which translates into the protein MFTKILGTGSYLPAHIRSNADLEKMVDTSDEWIVTRTGIRERRIARADETVSSMGRDAAEQALTMAGIAVQKVGMIIVATTSSSHAFPSSACQIQRELGINDCIAFDLAAACAGFSYALSVADNYIKNGAVEYALVVGSDALSHTLDPEDRGTLILFGDGAGAAVLGRSAEPGIISTHLHADGHYGDLLTLPYHNRLDPAASAYLTMSGNEVFKVAVTELAHIVDETLSANGLDRSELDWLVPHQANLRIITATAKRLGMGMEKVVVTLDRHGNTSAASVPLALDEAVRDGRIQPGHLVLLEAFGGGFTWGSALLRF
- the fabD gene encoding ACP S-malonyltransferase, encoding MTVFAMVFPGQGSQTVGMLTELAADHAVVEATFAESSAVLGYDLWQRVQQGPAEELNKTWVTQPALLASSVAIWRVWQQQGGQVPALMAGHSLGEYSALVCAGSLDFAAAIALVALRGKLMQDAVPAGTGAMSAIIGLDSDAIAAACEQAAQGQVVSPVNFNSPGQVVIAGHKEAVERAGLACKEAGAKRALPLPVSVPSHCALMKPAAEKLAQALEAVTFAAPQIPVINNVDVRAEQHSTAIRQALVRQLYSPVRWTESVEYLASQGVEVLLEIGPGKVLTGLTKRIDGNLSGAEVNDLASLAAAIEH
- the fabG gene encoding 3-oxoacyl-ACP reductase FabG — its product is MSLEGKIALVTGASRGIGRAIAEMLAARGATVIGTATSESGAAAISAYLGDSGKGMELDVSNNASIDAFLEKMRAEFGDADILVNNAGITRDNLLMRMKEDEWQSILDTNLTSVFRMSKAVMRAMMKKRYGRIITIGSVVGAIGNAGQANYAAAKAGLVGFSKSLAREVASRGITVNVVAPGFIATDMTEALTDEHRAGILSQIPANRLGYPKEIAIAVAFFASEEAAYITGETIHVNGGMYML
- the acpP gene encoding acyl carrier protein; protein product: MSTIEESVKAIIAEQLGVKKEEVVNNASFVDDLGADSLDTVELVMALEEEFDTEIPDEEAEKITTVQAAIDFIQASQQ
- the fabF gene encoding beta-ketoacyl-ACP synthase II, which gives rise to MSKRQVVVTGLGMLSPVGNTVESTWSVLLAGQSGIGLIDHFDTTAYATRFAGLVKNFNSEDYLSRKEARKMDAFIQYGVAAGLQAMQDSGLVVTEDNANRIGAAIGSGIGGLGLIEENHTALVNGGPRKISPFFVPSTIVNMVAGHLSIMCGLRGPSISIATACTTGVHNIGHAARIIAYDDADVMLAGGAEKGSTPLGVGGFGAARALSTRNESPETASRPWDRDRDGFVLGDGAGVMVLEEYEHAKRRGAKIYAEVVGFGMSSDAYHMTSPPDDGAGAARSMINALRDAGITPAQVAYINAHGTSTPAGDKAETQAVKAVFAEHAGKVMVSSTKSMTGHLLGAAGAIEAIFSVLALRDQAIPPTINLDNPDEGCDLDYVPKEARQVKGMYYTLCNSFGFGGTNGSLVFRAI
- the pabC gene encoding aminodeoxychorismate lyase, which codes for MYWINGIPQAQLPPTDRTIHFGDGFFTTARVLDGDIPLLAWHLERLDLAAQRLLFAPFDADALRREMLTAAGVGGDGVLKALISRGSGGRGYSISGCGAPVRIVSRSPAPAHYPRWRQDGVRLRQSPVRLARNPLLAGIKHNNRLEQVLIRAHLERYDADEALVLDSEGVVVECASANLFWRRGQDVFTPALHYAGVAGVMRRHVMSLLQALGYALAEVAVGPEDLATADEVFITNALLPIVPVKAIDERHYADRTLYLQLYPLC
- the mltG gene encoding endolytic transglycosylase MltG; translation: MKMKRPLIMVPLLLLGLAVGCLLRLKHFAAEPLLLKQETIFTLPAGTGRDGLEKLLRQQHLARHVGWLPWLMELEPKLAPVKAGTYRLKPGMTVRDLLRLLVSGKEAQFAIRFIEGSTLKEWLGMLAQAPYLKHELQGVTPQTLAAKWGEPVDSVLEGQFYPDTYLYTANTPDSAILKRAHQRMKTTLAEIWKGRAEGLPYTSPQALLTMASIVEKETGVKEERARVASVFINRLRTGMKLQTDPTVIYGMGDDFRGTITRQDLTTPTPYNTYIITGLPPTPIAMPGQASLEAAAHPEKSAYLYFVADGRGGHIFSTNLASHNQAVQQYRQRQNAKENHEQ
- the tmk gene encoding dTMP kinase → MNSKFIVIEGLEGSGKTSAIAQVVDVLREQGIRDVVFTREPGGTPLAEALRTLIKDGVGEEPVTDRAELLMLYAARVQLVEGVIKPALARGAWVVGDRHDLSSQAYQGGGRGMDARLLQTLRDAVLGDFRPDLTLYLDIPPALGLARARARGELDRIEVESLAFFDRTRARYQALAAADDRMVTLDASQPLAAVSAALRHQLTQWLRAQAPSP